A window of Paremcibacter congregatus contains these coding sequences:
- a CDS encoding RNA polymerase sigma factor translates to MPNTEQGKLLDFFLGNRAEMQGFLMKRLRSAEDTDDILQEIYLRIEKFTGEEDIMNSRAFVYRIANNLAIDRMRQRTRHRNHHSDGEDTCAEIAAPLPPADQIIYGRSRLKFLQEALGKLSEKQRTCFILHRCDKMTYKEVGQKVGLSESMAKKHVIKALAHCRKYMRKIEG, encoded by the coding sequence TTGCCGAATACGGAACAGGGTAAATTGTTGGATTTTTTCCTCGGGAACCGGGCTGAGATGCAGGGCTTCCTGATGAAACGCCTGCGCAGCGCCGAAGATACCGATGATATCCTGCAGGAAATTTATTTGCGGATCGAGAAATTTACCGGAGAAGAAGATATTATGAACAGCCGCGCCTTTGTCTATCGGATCGCCAATAATCTGGCCATCGACAGAATGCGACAGAGAACGCGCCACAGAAATCATCACAGTGACGGCGAAGATACCTGCGCCGAGATTGCCGCGCCGCTGCCGCCTGCCGACCAGATCATCTATGGCCGGTCCCGTCTGAAGTTTCTTCAGGAGGCGCTCGGCAAGCTGTCGGAAAAGCAACGCACATGCTTCATACTGCACCGCTGTGACAAGATGACTTACAAGGAAGTTGGCCAGAAAGTCGGACTTTCCGAAAGCATGGCGAAGAAGCATGTGATCAAGGCTCTGGCCCATTGCCGAAAATATATGAGAAAAATTGAAGGATAA
- a CDS encoding IS1380 family transposase, whose amino-acid sequence MRFTDFGSRTLLAAFDGGEITSNAGVLLLRERAEQINLFDRMAACFTDHRDPLRIKHQLPTLLSQRVCGMALGYEDINDHDTLRNDPAIKLLASSCLTLKDKTPAPLAGKSTLNRLEHSREAGNPRYHQMVPNLKKLSNLFTDIFLDSHETVHKEITLDIDATDIKAHGHQENSFFHGYYEERCFLPLYIFCGHYLLLAQLRPSNIDGARGSRNVIRRIIRMIKTRWPKVKILVRRDSGFVRENLIKWCENNSINYVFGLARNNNLLKKAQKVRGKAAKGMIDTNEPTRAYGDFYHRTKSESWAWPRRVIVKAEHRPGKKPQCRFLVNSLTRKTATPKEVYKDIYCPRGDMENRIKDCQLDLFGDRMSAHDYRANQLRLIMAGFAYVLIDGIRREALQGTKLAKAVPNTIRLKLLKVGARVIYSVRRIKISMPDAYPYQNIFFKVHAALAPT is encoded by the coding sequence ATGCGTTTTACAGATTTTGGATCCCGAACATTATTGGCGGCTTTTGACGGTGGAGAAATCACCTCTAATGCTGGTGTTCTTCTGTTACGGGAACGGGCAGAACAGATTAATCTTTTTGACCGTATGGCGGCCTGTTTTACAGACCATCGGGACCCTTTGCGTATAAAGCATCAGCTGCCCACCCTGCTTTCCCAGAGAGTTTGCGGCATGGCGCTGGGCTATGAAGATATTAATGATCATGACACATTGAGGAATGATCCGGCTATTAAGCTACTGGCCTCTTCTTGCTTAACGTTAAAGGATAAAACCCCGGCACCACTGGCGGGAAAATCCACTCTCAACCGGTTGGAACATTCCCGGGAAGCCGGTAATCCCCGCTATCACCAGATGGTGCCCAACCTGAAAAAACTATCCAACCTGTTCACCGACATCTTTCTGGATAGTCATGAAACAGTCCATAAAGAAATCACACTGGATATTGACGCCACAGATATTAAAGCCCATGGTCATCAGGAAAACAGTTTCTTTCACGGGTACTATGAGGAGCGTTGTTTCCTGCCCCTTTATATCTTTTGCGGACATTACCTTCTGCTGGCCCAGCTGCGTCCCAGTAATATCGATGGTGCCCGTGGATCACGTAATGTCATCCGTCGCATTATCAGAATGATCAAGACCCGCTGGCCCAAGGTAAAAATTCTCGTGCGCAGGGACAGTGGATTCGTTCGGGAAAACCTTATAAAATGGTGTGAGAATAACAGTATCAATTATGTGTTTGGTCTGGCGCGTAATAATAACTTACTCAAAAAAGCACAGAAAGTTAGGGGCAAGGCTGCCAAAGGGATGATCGACACGAATGAACCCACGCGAGCTTACGGGGATTTCTATCATAGGACTAAAAGCGAAAGCTGGGCGTGGCCCCGCAGAGTTATTGTCAAGGCAGAACATCGACCAGGCAAGAAACCACAATGCCGGTTTCTCGTCAACTCGCTTACCCGGAAGACGGCAACGCCAAAAGAAGTCTATAAAGATATATACTGCCCCAGAGGCGATATGGAAAACCGCATCAAAGATTGTCAGCTTGATCTGTTCGGGGACCGTATGAGTGCCCATGATTACCGCGCCAATCAGCTTCGCCTGATCATGGCCGGTTTTGCCTATGTCCTGATTGATGGCATCCGGCGCGAGGCTTTGCAAGGAACCAAGTTAGCCAAAGCTGTTCCAAATACCATACGTCTCAAACTATTGAAGGTCGGGGCACGTGTCATATATTCAGTGCGCAGAATTAAAATATCAATGCCCGATGCATATCCCTACCAGAATATATTCTTCAAAGTCCATGCCGCCCTCGCCCCCACATAA
- a CDS encoding SDR family NAD(P)-dependent oxidoreductase has translation MKRVADKVALITGGASGLGAGIAKRFVAEGARVVITDLQEDKGQALAYELGCQFLQQDVVDEQQWSTIVKQIEIEHGALRILVNNAGVEGPFEGADPENTTLSDWRKIQQVNVEGVSPQEYRDRFEARLPQGEYQTKNDVASPVLFLVSDEARHITGTKLVVDGGGTLGS, from the coding sequence ATGAAAAGAGTTGCAGATAAAGTAGCATTGATAACTGGCGGTGCGTCTGGCTTAGGCGCAGGTATTGCTAAACGTTTCGTTGCTGAAGGTGCTCGGGTGGTCATTACTGACCTTCAGGAAGACAAAGGCCAAGCGCTGGCCTATGAACTAGGATGTCAGTTTCTCCAACAAGATGTAGTGGACGAACAGCAATGGTCGACTATAGTCAAGCAGATTGAAATAGAGCACGGGGCCTTGCGCATTTTGGTTAATAACGCCGGTGTGGAAGGGCCGTTTGAAGGCGCTGACCCTGAAAATACGACACTCTCAGATTGGCGTAAAATTCAACAGGTAAATGTGGAGGGTGTTTCTCCACAAGAATATCGTGACCGGTTTGAGGCACGTTTGCCTCAGGGGGAATATCAAACCAAGAACGACGTAGCAAGTCCAGTGCTGTTTTTAGTCTCCGATGAAGCCCGCCACATAACGGGTACTAAACTGGTGGTTGATGGAGGTGGAACACTTGGGAGTTAG
- a CDS encoding GMC family oxidoreductase gives MHWDYIVIGAGSAGCVLANRLSASGQKRVLLLEAGGKDFSPTLKIPGGLIDLQKYDWGYKSAPDPSRQGKTDSWYRGKVLGGSSSINGMMYVRGSAEDYDRWAALGNEGWSAQDVLPIFQDLEQCDKLQMLNQENGRGYFGPLLLRTVKRAHLSTRAFIDAAEQLGYSFNSDYNSGNQEGISYAELNQGHYFRCSAATAFLKPALKRTNFSLTTLAQVQRLLITNRRVSGVSYERGGQIHEALADQVILCAGAINTPHLMMLSGIGDADILSAHDIDLVLDRPSVGQNLAEHPMISLVYRLKVPTNNFTGNLLQQSFSAMRKLGGYFFKQEGLFATLFEATGFLKTRPELSAPDIQLHFMPVGLGHKGTEDPLLLPFPSVTVLLNKSHPKSRGRVCLVNSDPHLPPAIECRLLEHPDDLQTLVDGAHLVRRLMTTPPMADLVVAEVRPGDEFSSQEALRDYIQRETELAFHPVGTCRMGIDDQAVVRPDLKVRGLDNLWIADASILPDLISGNTNGVCMMIGEKLGRQLIATEN, from the coding sequence ATGCATTGGGATTATATTGTTATAGGCGCTGGCAGCGCCGGTTGTGTTTTGGCTAATCGTTTGTCTGCTAGCGGCCAAAAACGTGTATTGCTGTTAGAGGCAGGAGGGAAAGATTTTTCTCCAACACTCAAAATTCCGGGAGGTCTAATAGATCTCCAAAAATATGACTGGGGTTACAAATCGGCGCCGGATCCTAGTCGCCAAGGCAAAACCGATTCTTGGTACCGAGGCAAGGTGTTAGGGGGCAGCAGCAGTATCAATGGCATGATGTATGTACGAGGCAGTGCTGAGGATTATGATCGCTGGGCAGCCTTAGGAAATGAAGGTTGGTCGGCACAAGATGTGCTCCCTATCTTTCAGGACTTGGAACAGTGCGACAAATTACAGATGCTGAACCAAGAGAACGGTCGCGGCTATTTTGGGCCCTTACTCCTTAGAACTGTAAAGCGTGCACACCTCAGTACTCGGGCTTTTATTGATGCAGCAGAGCAATTAGGTTACTCTTTTAACTCCGACTACAATAGCGGCAATCAGGAGGGTATCAGTTATGCCGAGCTCAATCAAGGCCACTATTTCCGTTGCAGCGCCGCCACAGCATTCCTAAAACCGGCTTTAAAGCGCACCAACTTCAGCCTGACGACCCTCGCCCAGGTTCAGCGCTTATTAATTACAAACCGTCGTGTAAGTGGTGTGAGTTATGAACGCGGGGGACAAATTCACGAGGCCCTGGCTGATCAAGTGATCCTCTGTGCTGGGGCCATTAACACGCCACATCTGATGATGCTCTCTGGCATTGGCGACGCGGATATACTGTCAGCTCATGATATAGACTTGGTACTCGACCGACCATCTGTCGGGCAAAACCTAGCAGAGCATCCTATGATAAGTTTGGTCTACCGTTTAAAAGTCCCAACCAATAATTTCACAGGCAATCTGTTGCAGCAGAGTTTCTCGGCTATGCGCAAGTTAGGGGGCTATTTTTTTAAACAGGAGGGGTTGTTTGCTACATTGTTTGAGGCCACGGGGTTTCTGAAAACACGACCGGAGCTTAGTGCGCCAGATATTCAGCTACACTTTATGCCTGTGGGATTGGGACACAAAGGCACGGAGGATCCGCTGCTGCTGCCATTTCCTTCTGTAACGGTTCTGCTCAACAAAAGCCATCCCAAAAGCCGCGGCCGGGTCTGCCTAGTGAACAGCGACCCACATTTGCCTCCGGCGATCGAATGCCGCCTGTTGGAGCATCCGGATGATTTGCAAACTTTGGTGGACGGCGCCCATCTTGTACGGCGCCTTATGACCACGCCACCTATGGCTGATCTGGTGGTAGCAGAAGTACGCCCCGGAGATGAATTTTCAAGTCAGGAGGCCCTTAGGGATTACATCCAGCGGGAAACAGAATTGGCCTTTCATCCGGTGGGCACCTGTCGCATGGGGATTGACGATCAAGCGGTGGTTCGCCCAGATCTAAAAGTACGTGGCCTCGACAACCTGTGGATCGCCGATGCATCCATCCTGCCTGACTTGATCAGCGGTAATACCAATGGTGTGTGCATGATGATCGGTGAAAAACTAGGACGACAGCTGATTGCCACAGAAAATTGA
- a CDS encoding RNA polymerase sigma factor — protein sequence MLNKIEEKITGIKSKNVIKFSDKSGFVEKLYRKHSGELTSWLRQRYGDGPPEPSDITQIAFAKLAALQDHAHIQNPKAFLFATAINIATSSIGRIIRARQFFQSELDNMEYQVEQITPERVLEDKRRLEIINAAIAALPEKQREILIRSRIEGKTYIEIRKETGWSKAAISRHLNAGLAALQKALDTVENAENTDNTSGDDLT from the coding sequence ATGTTAAATAAAATAGAAGAAAAAATTACGGGTATAAAATCCAAGAACGTTATTAAGTTTTCTGACAAATCTGGTTTTGTTGAAAAACTATATCGTAAGCATAGTGGAGAATTAACAAGCTGGTTGCGGCAACGTTATGGAGATGGACCGCCAGAGCCGAGTGATATAACGCAAATCGCTTTTGCAAAGTTGGCGGCCCTTCAAGACCATGCCCATATTCAGAATCCAAAAGCTTTCTTATTTGCGACAGCCATTAACATTGCGACGTCTTCTATCGGGCGTATTATACGGGCACGTCAATTTTTCCAGTCTGAATTAGATAATATGGAATATCAAGTGGAACAAATAACACCTGAACGTGTCTTAGAAGATAAGAGGCGCTTGGAAATAATAAATGCTGCCATCGCTGCTTTGCCTGAAAAACAACGTGAAATTCTTATTCGTAGCCGGATTGAAGGAAAAACATATATTGAGATCCGTAAAGAAACAGGGTGGAGTAAGGCGGCAATATCCAGACATTTAAATGCTGGTCTGGCGGCCTTACAAAAAGCTTTAGATACTGTAGAGAATGCCGAAAATACTGATAATACATCAGGAGACGACCTGACATGA
- a CDS encoding FecR family protein has protein sequence MTIKSEYRKAVPEDIREEARSWLTLFHCEETNEGDQRLFSEWLNSSEMHAIAFAEAERLWNELPFASEVLKDPTGNVVSLKRSNANAVSSFFNRRGAMAAIAASILVVIGITLISQRSAVSTKVYQTAIAEIKDVMLADGTKVTLNADSRLEVSIFDKSREVKLRGGAFFDVARDEGRLFRVAVAGTEVRVLGTAFEVWEGPRTVRVSVTRGKVQVTEEPNEMASIREGEVNPSSVMLTAGNQVVTSLNGQAGKIQSFDSESTLAWRKGHLIYIDAPLEDIVADVNRYRKKKIYITDAALAAMRITTAFKVDQTDKMLAGVMASHALMIEEKKSGIYIQPKN, from the coding sequence ATGACAATAAAATCAGAATACCGTAAAGCTGTTCCGGAAGATATTCGAGAAGAGGCTCGATCCTGGCTTACTTTGTTTCATTGTGAAGAAACGAATGAAGGCGATCAAAGGCTTTTCTCAGAATGGCTGAATAGCTCAGAAATGCATGCGATAGCCTTTGCTGAAGCGGAAAGATTATGGAATGAACTTCCTTTCGCCAGTGAAGTGTTGAAAGATCCAACGGGTAATGTCGTTTCCTTGAAAAGATCAAACGCAAATGCTGTTTCCAGTTTCTTCAATCGAAGAGGCGCGATGGCTGCGATTGCAGCAAGTATCTTAGTTGTGATCGGTATTACGTTAATTTCTCAAAGAAGTGCCGTGAGTACTAAAGTTTATCAGACGGCTATCGCTGAGATAAAAGACGTGATGTTGGCTGATGGCACCAAGGTGACTTTAAATGCGGATTCCCGTCTTGAAGTGAGTATCTTTGATAAAAGCCGTGAAGTTAAGTTGCGGGGAGGTGCTTTTTTTGATGTTGCCCGTGATGAAGGTCGTTTATTTCGTGTTGCGGTAGCAGGGACCGAAGTTCGGGTTCTAGGAACGGCTTTTGAAGTTTGGGAAGGGCCTCGTACGGTGCGTGTATCTGTAACGCGTGGTAAAGTACAAGTCACTGAAGAACCAAATGAAATGGCTTCGATTAGAGAAGGCGAAGTCAACCCTTCTTCGGTCATGTTAACCGCAGGTAATCAGGTCGTTACCAGTTTGAATGGGCAGGCCGGAAAAATTCAATCTTTTGACTCTGAATCCACCTTGGCCTGGCGGAAAGGTCATCTGATATATATCGATGCGCCCTTGGAGGATATTGTGGCAGACGTGAACAGATATCGCAAAAAGAAGATATATATTACCGATGCGGCACTCGCGGCAATGCGTATTACAACAGCCTTTAAGGTTGATCAAACGGATAAAATGTTGGCGGGTGTTATGGCAAGCCACGCTCTGATGATAGAAGAAAAAAAGTCAGGTATTTATATTCAGCCTAAGAATTAA